The proteins below are encoded in one region of Aquisphaera giovannonii:
- the guaA gene encoding glutamine-hydrolyzing GMP synthase, translated as MEPNDPSSRPVLVLDFGAQYVQLIARRVRERHAFARIVRHDITPERVRELNPLALILSGGPRSVYEPGAPHCDPELFRMGIPTLGICYGMQLATEVLGGKVKGSTARGEYGRAECRILDPAEPLFRDVPRESIVWMSHGDQVHDAGSDFVPLAVTSTCPVAAAKHKSLPFYGMQFHPEVSHTAYGSLMLGNFLDRVCGNPKLWTMEAFIERSIEQISARVGPNERVVCGLSGGVDSAVCAALLAKALGPRVVCVFVDTGLLRAGERVAVAEEFGSRTSAELRVVDAADRFLAALEGVTEPQEKRRRIGHTFIDVFKDEAKSISGAHFLAQGTLYPDVIESGGEPDGPTATIKIHHNVGGLPEELGFELIEPLRDLFKDEVRRLGLELGLPDSLVWRHPFPGPGLAVRCLGEVTAPRLEVLRQADAIFLDELKIAGLDRQVAQAFAVLLPIQSVGVMGDARTYEDVIAIRSVDTEDFMTADWSRLPHDLLARTSTRIINSVKGVNRVVYDVTSKPPGTIEWE; from the coding sequence ATGGAGCCCAACGACCCCTCGTCGCGGCCGGTCCTGGTCCTCGATTTCGGAGCGCAGTACGTCCAGCTCATCGCCCGGCGGGTCCGCGAGCGGCACGCCTTCGCGCGGATCGTCCGGCACGACATCACGCCGGAGCGGGTCCGCGAGCTGAACCCGCTGGCCCTGATCCTCTCCGGCGGGCCGAGGAGCGTCTACGAGCCGGGGGCGCCGCACTGCGACCCGGAGCTCTTCCGGATGGGCATCCCGACGCTCGGGATCTGCTACGGCATGCAGCTCGCCACCGAGGTCCTCGGGGGCAAGGTGAAGGGCTCCACGGCCCGCGGCGAGTACGGCCGCGCCGAGTGCCGGATCCTCGACCCGGCCGAGCCCCTGTTCAGGGACGTCCCCCGCGAGTCGATCGTCTGGATGAGCCACGGCGACCAGGTCCACGACGCCGGATCCGACTTCGTCCCCCTGGCCGTCACCTCGACCTGCCCCGTCGCCGCCGCGAAGCACAAGTCGCTCCCGTTCTACGGGATGCAGTTCCACCCCGAGGTCTCGCACACGGCCTACGGGTCCTTGATGCTCGGCAACTTCCTCGACCGGGTCTGCGGCAACCCGAAGCTCTGGACGATGGAAGCCTTCATCGAGCGCTCCATCGAGCAGATCTCCGCCCGCGTCGGCCCGAACGAGCGGGTCGTCTGCGGCCTCTCCGGCGGCGTCGATTCGGCGGTCTGCGCGGCGCTCCTGGCGAAGGCGCTGGGCCCGCGGGTCGTCTGCGTCTTCGTGGACACCGGCCTGCTCCGCGCCGGGGAGCGCGTGGCCGTGGCGGAGGAGTTCGGCTCGCGGACGAGCGCCGAGCTCCGCGTCGTGGACGCGGCGGACCGGTTCCTCGCGGCGCTCGAGGGCGTGACCGAGCCGCAGGAGAAGCGGCGGCGGATCGGCCACACGTTCATCGACGTCTTCAAGGACGAGGCGAAGTCGATCTCCGGCGCCCACTTCCTGGCGCAGGGGACGCTCTACCCGGACGTCATCGAGAGCGGCGGCGAGCCCGACGGCCCGACCGCGACGATCAAGATCCATCACAACGTCGGCGGCCTGCCGGAGGAGCTCGGCTTCGAGCTGATCGAGCCGCTCCGCGACCTCTTCAAGGACGAGGTCCGGCGCCTCGGCCTGGAGCTCGGCCTCCCCGACAGCCTCGTCTGGCGGCACCCGTTCCCCGGCCCCGGCCTGGCCGTCCGCTGCCTGGGCGAGGTCACCGCGCCGAGGCTCGAGGTCCTCCGCCAGGCCGACGCCATCTTCCTCGACGAGCTCAAGATCGCCGGCCTCGACCGCCAGGTCGCCCAGGCCTTCGCCGTCCTCCTGCCGATCCAGTCCGTCGGCGTCATGGGCGACGCCCGCACCTATGAAGACGTGATCGCGATTCGCTCCGTCGACACCGAGGACTTCATGACCGCCGACTGGTCGCGCCTGCCGCATGACCTGCTGGCGCGCACCAGCACCCGGATCATCAACTCCGTCAAGGGCGTCAACCGCGTCGTCTACGACGTCACCAGCAAGCCCCCGGGGACGATCGAGTGGGAGTGA
- a CDS encoding endo-1,4-beta-xylanase: MGRPRPRRLLRASFAIFSLAAIAAGGPAALGQPGGKPADPKAAPAAPAASPSAGETLRHAARGRFLVGAAVSSWGLNDPKVAGLVASQFDSLTAENEFKPASLSRQPGQYRFEAADRFVEFARAHDMKLVGHNLCWHSQAPAWLFRGQDNKPLPRDQALKNLKDHIDAVAGHFKGKVIGWDVVNEAISDAKDEYLRKTPALRAIGDDYIAKAFEFAHAADPGAELYYNDYSNENPVKREKTVRLVRELKAKGVRIDAVGMQCHFVLSDADAIDKLDQSIAAYAAEGVKVAITELDVDVLPRRGRVADIGALEKGGDNPYKEGLPPAVAEAQARFYARLFEVVLKRPGVVNRVTFWGVHDGASWLNGFPVRGRTNHPLLWDRQLKPKPAFGAVLDVLARP, encoded by the coding sequence ATGGGCCGCCCACGCCCGCGCCGACTGCTCCGCGCGTCGTTCGCGATCTTCTCCCTCGCCGCGATCGCGGCCGGAGGGCCCGCGGCCCTCGGCCAGCCCGGGGGCAAGCCCGCCGACCCGAAGGCCGCGCCGGCCGCGCCGGCCGCGTCCCCCTCCGCGGGCGAGACGCTCCGGCACGCGGCGAGGGGCCGCTTCCTCGTCGGCGCGGCGGTCTCGTCGTGGGGGCTGAATGACCCGAAGGTGGCGGGCCTCGTCGCGTCGCAGTTCGACAGCCTCACCGCCGAGAACGAGTTCAAGCCCGCCAGCCTGAGCCGCCAGCCGGGCCAGTACCGCTTCGAGGCCGCCGACCGGTTCGTCGAGTTCGCCCGCGCGCACGACATGAAGCTGGTGGGCCACAACCTCTGCTGGCACAGCCAGGCGCCCGCCTGGCTCTTCCGCGGGCAGGACAACAAGCCGCTGCCCCGCGATCAGGCGCTGAAGAACCTCAAGGACCACATCGACGCGGTGGCCGGCCACTTCAAGGGGAAGGTCATCGGCTGGGACGTCGTCAACGAGGCGATCAGCGACGCCAAGGACGAGTACCTCCGCAAGACGCCCGCGCTCCGGGCGATCGGCGACGACTACATCGCCAAGGCGTTCGAGTTCGCCCACGCGGCCGACCCCGGCGCCGAGCTCTACTACAACGACTACAGCAACGAGAACCCCGTGAAGCGGGAGAAGACCGTCCGCCTCGTCCGCGAGCTGAAGGCCAAGGGCGTGCGGATCGACGCGGTCGGCATGCAGTGCCACTTCGTCCTCTCCGACGCCGACGCCATCGACAAGCTCGACCAGTCGATCGCCGCCTACGCCGCCGAGGGCGTGAAGGTCGCGATCACGGAGCTGGACGTCGACGTCCTGCCCCGCCGCGGCCGCGTCGCCGACATCGGCGCGCTCGAGAAGGGCGGCGACAATCCCTACAAGGAGGGCCTGCCGCCGGCGGTGGCCGAGGCCCAGGCCCGCTTCTACGCGAGGCTCTTCGAGGTCGTCCTCAAGCGCCCCGGCGTGGTCAACCGCGTCACGTTCTGGGGCGTCCACGACGGGGCGTCCTGGCTCAACGGCTTCCCGGTCCGCGGCCGGACCAACCACCCCCTCTTGTGGGATCGGCAGCTCAAACCGAAGCCCGCATTCGGGGCCGTCCTGGACGTCCTCGCCAGGCCGTGA
- a CDS encoding alpha/beta hydrolase-fold protein, producing the protein MNRGWFVGLLPLLLAAAPQQPQPDAPKPPAGVPASTNIRGQQYPRVHDDLRVTFRIKAPDAQKVVFGFFDAQRYPATKGEDEFWTATTEPQVPGFHYYRVFIDGAEVNDPSSETFYGTGKQTSGIEIPEKGVDYYLPKDVPHGEVRERWYHSSTTQDWRRIFVYTPPGYDADRETRYPVLYLQHGGGEDERGWPIQGHMSFILDNLLAERKAKPMIVVMEQGYARRPGDPPMPMGPPRPAPPAPAPNAAPGQGAAPAPAPAPNAGPPRFDFSRMFGAFEDVMVKDLIPMIDATYRTIPDRDHRAMAGLSMGGMQTFMIGMKHLDLFSSLGGFSGGGGGFGGGGFDPKTAHGGVMADADAFNKKMHVLWLGIGTTEPANMYRSVNEYHKALEKAGIKHVYYESPGTSHEWLTWRRCLHEFAPLLFASTPTPPSEPTGRRNGRPDFGRITLNPDDVAAFPEPPSGITDERSDVPHGKLEMISYESKSVGATRKMNVYTPPGYTTEKKYPVLYLLHGIGGDETEWNRFARPAHLFDNLIAEGKAVPMIVVMPNGRAQKNDRPEGNIYASAPAFAAFEQDLLKDVIPTIESRYSVQADREHRALAGLSMGGGQSLNFGLGHLDTFGWVGGFSSAPNTKPAKELLPDPSAAKEKLKLLWVACGNKDGLIRISQGVHAYLKENGVPHVWHVDGHAHDPTEWRNNLYWFAQKLFR; encoded by the coding sequence ATGAACCGTGGTTGGTTCGTCGGCCTTCTGCCCCTGCTCCTGGCGGCGGCCCCCCAGCAGCCGCAGCCGGACGCTCCGAAGCCCCCCGCCGGGGTGCCCGCCTCCACCAACATCCGCGGCCAGCAGTACCCCCGGGTCCACGACGACCTGCGGGTCACCTTCCGCATCAAGGCGCCCGACGCCCAGAAGGTCGTCTTCGGGTTCTTCGACGCCCAGCGCTACCCGGCGACGAAGGGCGAGGACGAATTCTGGACCGCGACCACCGAGCCGCAGGTGCCGGGCTTCCACTACTACCGCGTCTTCATCGACGGCGCGGAGGTCAACGACCCCTCCAGCGAGACCTTCTACGGGACCGGCAAGCAGACGAGCGGGATCGAGATCCCCGAGAAGGGCGTCGATTACTACCTGCCCAAGGACGTCCCCCACGGCGAGGTCCGCGAGCGCTGGTACCACTCGAGCACGACCCAGGACTGGCGGCGGATCTTCGTCTACACCCCGCCCGGCTACGACGCCGACCGCGAGACCCGCTACCCGGTGCTCTACCTCCAGCACGGCGGCGGCGAGGATGAGCGCGGCTGGCCCATCCAGGGCCACATGAGCTTCATCCTGGACAACCTGCTCGCCGAGCGCAAGGCGAAGCCGATGATCGTGGTCATGGAGCAGGGCTACGCCCGCCGGCCCGGCGACCCGCCCATGCCGATGGGCCCGCCGCGCCCGGCCCCGCCCGCGCCCGCCCCGAACGCCGCGCCCGGGCAGGGCGCCGCGCCGGCCCCCGCGCCCGCTCCGAACGCCGGCCCGCCGCGATTCGACTTCAGCCGGATGTTCGGCGCGTTCGAGGACGTGATGGTCAAGGACCTGATCCCGATGATCGACGCGACCTATCGCACGATCCCGGACCGGGACCACCGGGCGATGGCCGGCCTCTCCATGGGCGGGATGCAGACCTTCATGATCGGCATGAAGCACCTGGACCTGTTCAGCTCGCTCGGCGGCTTCAGCGGGGGCGGCGGCGGGTTCGGCGGCGGCGGCTTCGACCCCAAGACGGCCCACGGCGGCGTGATGGCCGACGCGGACGCGTTCAACAAGAAGATGCACGTCCTGTGGCTGGGCATCGGCACGACCGAGCCGGCGAACATGTACAGGAGCGTGAATGAGTATCACAAGGCGCTGGAGAAGGCGGGCATCAAGCACGTCTACTACGAGTCGCCGGGCACGTCGCACGAGTGGCTGACCTGGCGGCGCTGCCTGCACGAGTTCGCCCCTCTCCTGTTCGCCTCCACGCCGACCCCGCCGAGCGAGCCGACCGGCCGCCGCAACGGCCGGCCGGACTTCGGCCGGATCACGCTCAACCCCGACGACGTCGCCGCGTTCCCCGAGCCTCCTTCGGGGATCACCGACGAGCGCAGCGACGTGCCGCACGGCAAGCTCGAGATGATCTCCTACGAGTCGAAGTCCGTCGGCGCGACCCGCAAGATGAACGTGTACACGCCGCCCGGCTACACGACCGAGAAGAAGTACCCGGTGCTCTACCTCCTGCACGGCATCGGCGGCGACGAGACGGAGTGGAATCGGTTCGCCAGGCCGGCCCACCTGTTCGACAACCTGATCGCCGAGGGCAAGGCCGTCCCGATGATCGTCGTCATGCCCAACGGCCGGGCCCAGAAGAACGACCGGCCCGAGGGGAATATCTACGCCTCCGCCCCGGCGTTCGCGGCCTTCGAGCAGGACCTGCTCAAGGACGTGATCCCGACCATCGAGTCCCGCTACTCCGTCCAGGCCGACCGCGAGCATCGGGCCCTCGCCGGCCTCTCCATGGGCGGCGGGCAGTCCTTGAATTTCGGCCTGGGTCACCTCGATACCTTCGGCTGGGTCGGCGGCTTCTCCTCCGCCCCCAACACGAAGCCCGCGAAGGAGCTCCTCCCCGACCCCTCGGCCGCGAAGGAGAAGTTGAAGCTCCTCTGGGTCGCCTGCGGCAACAAGGACGGCCTGATCCGGATCAGCCAGGGCGTCCACGCCTACCTGAAGGAGAACGGCGTCCCCCACGTCTGGCACGTGGACGGCCACGCCCACGACCCGACCGAGTGGCGGAACAACCTGTACTGGTTCGCCCAGAAGCTGTTCCGGTGA
- a CDS encoding LacI family DNA-binding transcriptional regulator, translated as MRSRPTLSDVARECGVTPSTVSRVLNRKASFSTSAAVRRKIEDAAERLGYVPDLAARSLNQRTTRIIAMFASPSTHLAEGIYEPLIEGSLEVLHASDYDVFFDLSAGRRNRVPFWRFDGALLQQSPRPETVEELDLRRVPYVCVNEAVGRPVAQVLADDRMGMRRAVEHLAQLGHRRLAYANARAAYLAHYSIAERHETLLAVAAELGLEVVPGHGPPFADGAGFLRGAVIGGRATAVIAYDHHIAVTLYGVAEGLGLRIPRDFSLIGFNDVFPAPLLPTPLTAVSVPAREMGRCSARQLLNSLAAAEPAATREIRLAEDLVVRRSTAPPPPD; from the coding sequence GTGCGAAGCCGTCCGACCCTCTCCGACGTCGCCAGGGAGTGCGGGGTCACGCCCTCGACGGTGAGCCGGGTCCTCAACCGGAAGGCGAGCTTCTCCACGAGCGCGGCGGTCCGCCGGAAGATCGAGGACGCGGCCGAGCGGCTCGGCTACGTGCCGGACCTCGCGGCGCGGAGCCTGAACCAGCGGACGACGCGGATCATCGCCATGTTCGCCTCGCCCTCCACCCACCTCGCCGAGGGGATCTACGAGCCCCTCATCGAGGGGAGCCTGGAGGTCCTGCACGCGAGCGACTACGACGTCTTCTTCGACCTCAGCGCCGGGCGCAGGAACCGCGTCCCCTTCTGGCGGTTCGACGGGGCGCTGCTCCAGCAGAGCCCTCGGCCGGAGACCGTGGAGGAGCTGGACCTCCGCCGCGTCCCGTACGTCTGCGTGAACGAGGCGGTGGGCCGCCCGGTGGCCCAGGTGCTGGCCGACGACCGGATGGGGATGCGCCGGGCCGTCGAGCACCTGGCCCAGCTCGGCCACCGCCGGCTCGCCTACGCCAACGCGAGGGCGGCGTACCTCGCCCACTACTCGATCGCCGAGCGGCACGAGACGCTGCTGGCCGTGGCGGCCGAGCTCGGCCTGGAGGTCGTCCCGGGCCACGGCCCGCCCTTCGCCGACGGCGCGGGGTTCCTCCGCGGGGCGGTGATCGGCGGCCGGGCGACGGCCGTGATCGCCTACGACCACCACATCGCGGTGACGCTCTACGGCGTCGCCGAGGGGCTGGGCCTGCGGATCCCGCGCGACTTCAGCCTGATCGGCTTCAACGACGTCTTCCCGGCCCCCCTGCTGCCGACGCCGCTGACCGCGGTGAGCGTGCCGGCCCGGGAGATGGGCCGGTGCAGCGCCCGGCAATTGCTCAACAGCCTGGCGGCGGCGGAGCCGGCCGCGACGAGGGAGATCCGCCTGGCGGAGGACCTCGTCGTGCGCCGCTCGACGGCCCCGCCGCCCCCCGATTGA